A single genomic interval of Lathyrus oleraceus cultivar Zhongwan6 chromosome 7, CAAS_Psat_ZW6_1.0, whole genome shotgun sequence harbors:
- the LOC127103489 gene encoding uncharacterized protein LOC127103489, with the protein MQLNVVVESLVTHNEALETQISLLAQTPLGPFTEKHADVVTITSEKFIENPKESDNEEGSGEKRVEIEKEPLTPPEREVVKEVEKEEICVVPPPYKSQIPFSRRYVEVKVDPKSERYEELLENIHINEPLFETVKKKRKLEDHETRELISIKRGKLDFEVVDEKIEPKPEKLALKIDPEPPPQLKMVGSLYFSVTVSVAF; encoded by the exons aTGCAACTGAACGTTGTGGTCGAGTCCCTCGTCACTCACAACGAGGCATTAGAGACTCAAATCTCCCTACTTGCGCAGACACCTCTAGGACCTTTCACTGAGAAACATGCAGATGTTGTAACAATCACCAGTGAAAAGTTTATCGAAAATCCTAAGGAGAGTGATAATGAGGAGGGTTCAGGTGAGAAAAGAGTAGAGATTGAGAAAGAACCATTGACACCACCCGAGAGGGAGGTTGTCAAAGAGGTAGAGAAGGAAGAAATATGTGTTGTTCCTCCTCCCTATAAATCACAAATCCCTTTCTCGCGAAGGTATGTGGAAGTCAAGGTAGACCCCAAATCCGAAAGATATGAGGAGCTATTGGAAAATATCCACATCAATGAACCTTTATTTGAGACCGtgaaaaagaagagaaaattagaAGACCATGAAACAAGGGAACTCATTAGTATAAAAAGAGGCAAATTAGACTTTGAGGTGGTGGATGAAAAAATTGAACCCAAACCTGAAAAGCTAGCTCTCAAGATAGATccagaaccaccaccacaa CTTAAAATGGTGGGCTCGTTATATTTTTCAGTGACTGTTTCGGTTGCGTTTTGA